The genomic interval GCACTAAGGATAAATTGAGCCGGGTACTTTGGCAGGGGGCAAGGGTGTTGGCTGTGGTTGTGATTTTAGGTAAGGTAATCACCTGATTGGCCTTCACACTTTCGTAAAGCGTTGGCGCACCGGTCGGTTCTACACCGATGATGCGAATAGCGGGATTGATTAACTTAGCCGCTGCTGCTACACCGCTGATTAATCCACCGCCCCCGATCGCCACGATGATTTTATCAAGCTGGGGTGCTTGCACGGCCAATTCCAACGCTAAGGTACCCTGACCAGCAATCACCATCGGATCGGCAAAGGGATGAATGTAGGCCATTCCCGTTTGCTCGGCCATGGCTAGGGCAGCATGGTTGGCATCGTCCCACACCTCTCCATGGCGAATGACCTCAGCACCCCAGCGCTGAAGTTTGATCGCCTTGCTTTCAGGAACATTGGCGGGCAGAAAGATTTTGGCGGGCACGTGGGCTGTCCAGGCTGCATAGGCCACGGCTAGCCCATGGTTCCCCCCCGAAGCCGTGATTACCCCGCGCTCCAGATCGTCTGGTACCAGGCTGAGTAACTTATTCAAGGCTCCCCTTGCCTTGAAGGCTCCGGTCACCTGTAGGTTTTCCAGCTTCAGCAGCAGATGGGCATCCAGACAGGGCGACTGTTGTAATCCTACGAGTTCAAGAACAGGCGTCTGCCGAATATAGGGGGCGATGCGAGCTTGGGCAGACTGAAAATCGGACAGGGTGACCATACGACCATCTCAAACAAAACAATGGTAGATATTCTAGGTGGTTCCTGTCCCAGGAATCTGATCAGGAGGGGGCAATTCTCCGCAAAGGCGATCGCCCTTGGCCAAGCTTCGTAATAATAGTAGGCGACTGGTATTCAACAACGGGCAGGATTATGACAGAGTTGGGTTTATTTTGGCATCGCCGCGATCTGCGTCTCAGCGATAATCTGGGACTGGCAACCCTGGCGCAGCGTAGTCTGCGCTTGGTGGGATTGTTCTGCCTCGATCCGGCGTTGCTCGATCCCCAGGAAGTGGCGGCGGCGCGGGTGGTCTATCTCCTGGGCAGTTTGGCAGATCTACAGCAGCGCTATGCCCAGGTGG from Leptolyngbya sp. CCY15150 carries:
- a CDS encoding threonine/serine dehydratase, producing MVTLSDFQSAQARIAPYIRQTPVLELVGLQQSPCLDAHLLLKLENLQVTGAFKARGALNKLLSLVPDDLERGVITASGGNHGLAVAYAAWTAHVPAKIFLPANVPESKAIKLQRWGAEVIRHGEVWDDANHAALAMAEQTGMAYIHPFADPMVIAGQGTLALELAVQAPQLDKIIVAIGGGGLISGVAAAAKLINPAIRIIGVEPTGAPTLYESVKANQVITLPKITTTANTLAPCQSTRLNLSLVQQNVEEIVLVTDEEMREAAHWLWFECGIAAELSGAAAMAAILQQRVPISKGDRICALVCGAGTDGIY